Proteins encoded together in one Streptomyces sp. B1I3 window:
- a CDS encoding serine protease — protein MGSGDRSTLVSICDQAGRPRGTGFVADDRGTVLTCHQAVAGATAVVLHGEGGRSRGVDPGDITALPELGLALLATGGPGALGVEPLPIAVRDRIETGTYVRIAAHGLREARVLGTTPATYTESGRGHTLGEALELALGTDGRDALRSGGAAVGGPVTDPHTGAVLGLLSTALRAGHEAAGLAVPLTGAVGHGPLAELLRRNANGVPGYGRDLNLAGALQLTATSLGHPGRPGSGEPVERPHVSAEFTAFEAGTGLVLGLVGAPGTGRTTELAALAVRRSRGAVPALTLWLRGADLLAEDTSVADAMTRVLRRSARIVTAAGAPGDMATATPERIAGLAAASGNRLLVVVDGPEEMPPLLAHRLAAWTGGTAGWLRSHRVRMVVACRPEHWETAGALYPRGALHRPERPAGGLPPAVRLAELTAEQAERARDRYGIPPGAIAPGHDRHPLTLRLLAEVREALPSDVPGRPGTEEVFAAHLDLACVRIAVRIGARAEPRLRGTAVRRLAAKVAGQVHEAARRCLGPGQGELDRGAFEEVFPWRTGWASAVLTEGLLVPAGAGYRFAHEELGDWLQGAHLDLDAALRSLVHRWHAEDPPPQDAQDAQGGPGGRGTASWSVTRPGKAGTVRRAGAQEHMWTVGRTGRAGDGGTSRPEPRNLPVPRHRIGPVVQAMLLLERRRGSAAQAHRMADLIEAMDRLPAGRGGGMSGRHADAVWWAAHLLRESLLRVPDGLPYLGVLRVLSGRIARRSRAGQGPEALGPYAAFGPWFWRRIRLPEADRLDLLRRLVPADGAPRADGAERYLDAVARRLTAAPRAVQPLLCRWFTDETPLHAEDGATMRLTVAAAAQALLYARRDLAVDDLTEALVDTAHPRAAELLAALAEDEPSALCRAVDRWARDEDRPERRAAAAVHATLTAGLVTSDDDRALLRGAAQTLLARPADADLHAPALTLLVRDPQTRGRHLPQALRIFATGDPGLPVTVLTEVFPEHPEPVLAALRARLSLPGDAADDVLRELAGTDTPALALHAPGLLRQYIDCHPDAGSADRVAAYVERRLEHGPAARALLLPLVTGLLRDRPAAPPVRAALARVLAGRGSAVSRPLRAELLEVLLDFEQDTGPDPDVLTALLRAAAAGCARHPQARTRALVHRTGMLLVRTPEGAALFDGALVELARNVAGFAALVTGWLADAPQEWAAVVGPGARRTVGALDGSQQGMTVPMQAAGREHGSLRPA, from the coding sequence ATGGGCAGCGGGGACCGGTCGACACTGGTGAGCATCTGCGATCAGGCCGGCCGGCCGCGGGGGACCGGGTTCGTCGCGGACGACCGGGGCACGGTCCTCACCTGCCATCAGGCCGTGGCGGGTGCCACCGCCGTCGTGCTGCACGGCGAGGGCGGCCGCAGCCGTGGCGTGGATCCCGGTGACATCACCGCCCTTCCGGAGCTCGGCCTCGCCCTGCTCGCCACCGGAGGGCCCGGGGCGCTGGGCGTGGAGCCGCTCCCCATCGCCGTTCGCGACCGGATCGAGACCGGCACGTATGTACGGATCGCCGCCCACGGCCTGCGGGAGGCGCGGGTGCTCGGGACGACGCCGGCGACGTACACGGAGAGCGGGCGCGGCCACACGCTGGGGGAGGCGCTGGAACTCGCCCTCGGCACGGACGGGCGCGACGCGCTGCGGTCGGGCGGGGCCGCCGTCGGCGGGCCGGTGACCGATCCGCACACGGGTGCCGTCCTGGGGCTGCTCTCCACCGCTCTGCGGGCCGGTCACGAGGCGGCCGGACTCGCGGTGCCGCTCACCGGCGCGGTCGGCCACGGGCCGCTGGCGGAGCTGCTGCGGCGCAACGCCAACGGCGTCCCCGGATACGGACGCGACCTCAATCTCGCAGGGGCGCTGCAGCTGACCGCCACCTCGCTCGGCCACCCGGGCCGCCCGGGGAGCGGGGAACCGGTGGAACGCCCGCACGTCAGTGCGGAGTTCACCGCCTTCGAGGCAGGTACGGGGCTCGTGCTTGGCCTGGTCGGCGCGCCGGGGACAGGCCGCACCACCGAACTGGCCGCCCTGGCCGTCCGCCGGTCCCGCGGAGCCGTCCCCGCCCTCACCCTCTGGCTGCGCGGAGCCGACCTGCTGGCCGAGGACACCTCCGTGGCGGACGCGATGACGCGGGTCCTCCGGCGCTCCGCGCGGATCGTCACCGCGGCCGGCGCCCCCGGCGACATGGCGACGGCCACCCCCGAGCGGATCGCCGGCCTCGCCGCCGCGTCCGGGAACCGGCTGCTGGTCGTCGTGGACGGTCCGGAGGAGATGCCTCCGCTGCTGGCCCACCGGCTCGCCGCGTGGACCGGGGGGACGGCCGGCTGGCTGCGCTCCCACCGGGTGCGGATGGTCGTCGCCTGCCGCCCCGAACACTGGGAGACCGCCGGGGCGCTGTACCCCCGGGGCGCCCTGCACCGCCCCGAGCGGCCCGCCGGGGGACTGCCGCCCGCGGTCCGGCTGGCGGAGCTGACCGCCGAGCAGGCCGAGCGGGCCAGGGACCGGTACGGCATCCCGCCCGGCGCGATCGCCCCGGGCCACGACCGCCACCCCCTCACTCTCCGCCTGCTCGCCGAGGTACGGGAGGCGCTGCCGTCCGACGTGCCCGGAAGGCCCGGTACGGAGGAGGTCTTCGCCGCCCATCTGGACCTCGCGTGCGTCCGGATCGCCGTCCGCATCGGGGCCCGGGCCGAACCCCGGCTGCGGGGCACGGCCGTCCGCAGACTGGCGGCGAAGGTGGCCGGGCAGGTCCACGAAGCGGCCCGGCGCTGTCTCGGGCCGGGGCAGGGGGAGCTGGACAGGGGGGCCTTCGAGGAGGTCTTCCCCTGGCGCACGGGATGGGCCTCGGCCGTCCTCACCGAAGGGCTGCTGGTCCCGGCGGGCGCCGGATACCGCTTCGCCCACGAGGAGCTGGGCGACTGGCTGCAGGGTGCCCACCTGGATCTGGACGCCGCGCTGCGGTCACTGGTCCACCGCTGGCACGCGGAGGACCCGCCGCCGCAGGACGCGCAGGACGCGCAGGGCGGTCCTGGAGGCCGGGGCACGGCGTCGTGGTCCGTCACCCGTCCGGGCAAGGCGGGGACGGTGCGGCGGGCGGGGGCGCAGGAGCATATGTGGACGGTGGGGAGGACCGGCCGGGCAGGGGACGGGGGGACCTCCCGCCCGGAGCCCCGCAACCTTCCCGTACCGCGTCACCGCATCGGCCCGGTGGTCCAGGCGATGCTCCTGCTGGAACGCCGTCGGGGCAGCGCCGCGCAGGCCCACCGGATGGCCGATCTGATCGAGGCGATGGACCGCCTGCCGGCCGGCCGGGGCGGCGGTATGTCCGGCCGGCACGCCGACGCGGTCTGGTGGGCGGCCCATCTGCTGCGCGAGAGCCTGTTGCGGGTGCCCGACGGGCTGCCGTACCTCGGTGTGCTCCGAGTGCTCTCCGGCCGGATCGCCCGGCGTTCCCGGGCCGGGCAGGGACCCGAGGCGCTCGGACCCTACGCCGCCTTCGGGCCGTGGTTCTGGCGGCGGATCCGGCTGCCGGAGGCGGACCGGCTCGACCTCCTGCGCCGACTCGTACCCGCTGACGGCGCTCCTCGCGCTGACGGCGCGGAGCGCTACCTGGACGCCGTCGCCAGGCGCCTCACCGCCGCCCCCCGCGCCGTCCAGCCGCTGCTCTGCCGCTGGTTCACCGACGAGACCCCCTTGCACGCCGAGGACGGCGCGACGATGCGGCTCACCGTGGCCGCCGCCGCGCAGGCCCTGCTGTACGCCCGCCGCGACCTCGCGGTGGACGACCTGACGGAGGCGCTCGTCGACACCGCGCATCCCCGTGCCGCCGAACTCCTCGCCGCCCTCGCCGAGGACGAACCGTCCGCGCTCTGCCGGGCCGTCGACCGCTGGGCCCGTGACGAGGACCGGCCCGAACGCCGGGCAGCGGCGGCCGTCCACGCCACGCTGACCGCGGGCCTCGTCACCTCGGACGACGATCGGGCCCTGCTGCGCGGCGCGGCGCAGACCCTGCTCGCCCGGCCGGCGGACGCGGACCTGCACGCCCCGGCGCTCACCCTGCTCGTACGGGATCCGCAGACCAGGGGCCGCCATCTGCCGCAGGCCCTGCGGATCTTCGCCACCGGTGATCCCGGGCTGCCGGTGACCGTGCTGACCGAGGTGTTCCCCGAGCATCCGGAGCCGGTGCTCGCCGCGCTGCGGGCCCGGCTGTCGCTCCCCGGTGACGCCGCCGACGACGTCCTGCGGGAGCTGGCGGGCACGGACACGCCCGCGCTGGCCCTGCACGCCCCAGGCCTCCTGCGGCAGTACATCGACTGTCATCCGGACGCCGGTTCGGCGGACCGGGTCGCCGCCTACGTCGAGCGCAGGCTCGAGCACGGCCCCGCCGCCCGCGCGCTGCTCCTGCCCCTGGTGACCGGGCTGCTCCGGGACCGCCCCGCAGCGCCTCCGGTGCGCGCCGCGCTGGCCCGGGTGCTCGCCGGCCGGGGGAGCGCGGTGTCCAGGCCGCTGCGGGCCGAGCTCCTGGAGGTGCTCCTGGACTTCGAGCAGGACACCGGCCCAGACCCGGACGTGCTGACCGCCCTGCTGCGGGCCGCGGCGGCCGGCTGCGCCCGGCACCCGCAAGCCCGTACGAGGGCGCTGGTGCACCGCACCGGGATGCTCCTCGTACGGACCCCTGAGGGCGCCGCGCTCTTCGACGGCGCGCTCGTCGAACTCGCCCGGAACGTGGCCGGCTTCGCCGCGCTCGTCACCGGCTGGCTGGCCGACGCCCCACAGGAGTGGGCGGCCGTCGTAGGCCCCGGTGCCCGGCGCACGGTGGGGGCCCTGGACGGATCACAGCAGGGGATGACGGTGCCGATGCAGGCGGCGGGACGTGAGCATGGCAGTCTTAGACCTGCGTAA
- the truB gene encoding tRNA pseudouridine(55) synthase TruB, which produces MTQNKQNRTPDGLVIVDKPSGFTSHDVVAKMRGIARTRRVGHAGTLDPMATGVLVLGVERATKLLGHLALTEKEYLGTIRLGQDTVTDDAEGEITSSTDASGVTREGIDAGVAGLTGAIMQVPSKVSAIKIDGKRSYARVRGGEEFEIPARPVTISSFRVYDVREAVAEDGTPVVDLVVSVVCSSGTYIRALARDLGAGLGVGGHLTALRRTRVGPYGLDAARTLEQHQQELTVMPVAEAAASAFPRWDVDEKRAKLLLNGVRLDMPACPPGPVAVFGPDGTFLVLVEEQKGKAKSLAVFA; this is translated from the coding sequence ATGACGCAGAACAAGCAGAACAGGACGCCGGACGGACTTGTCATCGTCGACAAGCCGTCCGGCTTCACTTCGCACGACGTCGTGGCCAAGATGCGCGGCATCGCCCGCACCCGCAGGGTCGGCCACGCCGGCACGCTCGACCCGATGGCCACCGGCGTGCTGGTGCTCGGCGTCGAGAGGGCCACCAAGCTGCTCGGCCACCTCGCGCTGACCGAGAAGGAGTACCTCGGTACGATCCGGCTCGGCCAGGACACCGTCACCGATGACGCGGAGGGCGAGATCACCTCGTCCACCGACGCCTCGGGCGTGACGCGTGAGGGCATCGACGCCGGGGTCGCCGGACTGACCGGCGCGATCATGCAGGTGCCGTCCAAGGTCAGTGCCATCAAGATCGACGGCAAACGGTCGTACGCCCGGGTGCGGGGCGGCGAGGAGTTCGAGATCCCGGCCCGCCCGGTGACCATCTCGTCCTTCCGCGTCTACGACGTCCGCGAGGCGGTCGCCGAGGACGGCACGCCCGTCGTCGACCTGGTCGTCTCGGTCGTCTGCTCCTCGGGTACGTACATCCGGGCGCTGGCCCGCGATCTCGGTGCCGGACTCGGCGTCGGGGGGCATCTGACCGCTCTGCGGCGCACCCGTGTCGGCCCGTACGGGCTCGACGCCGCCAGGACACTCGAACAGCACCAGCAGGAGCTGACCGTGATGCCCGTGGCCGAGGCGGCGGCCTCGGCGTTCCCCCGATGGGACGTGGACGAGAAGCGGGCCAAGCTGCTGCTCAACGGCGTGCGGCTGGACATGCCGGCCTGCCCGCCGGGGCCGGTCGCGGTCTTCGGGCCCGACGGCACGTTCCTCGTGCTGGTCGAGGAGCAGAAGGGCAAGGCCAAGAGCCTCGCCGTCTTCGCCTGA
- the rbfA gene encoding 30S ribosome-binding factor RbfA, producing MADNARAKKLADLIQVVVAEKLQRGIKDPRLGTHVTITDTRVTGDLREATVFYTVYGDDEERASAAAGLESAKGILRSAVGAAAGTKFTPTLAFVADALPDNAKAIEDLLDRARASDAKVREASSGAAYAGDADPYRKPEDDESDENDEGSPSA from the coding sequence GTGGCCGACAACGCGCGGGCGAAGAAACTGGCGGACCTCATCCAGGTGGTGGTCGCCGAGAAACTGCAGCGCGGTATCAAGGACCCGCGTCTGGGCACGCACGTGACCATCACGGACACCCGGGTCACCGGCGACCTGCGGGAGGCCACGGTCTTCTACACGGTCTACGGCGACGACGAGGAGCGGGCGAGCGCTGCCGCCGGCCTGGAGAGCGCCAAGGGCATCCTGCGCTCGGCGGTCGGCGCGGCGGCGGGGACGAAGTTCACCCCGACCCTGGCCTTCGTGGCGGACGCCCTTCCGGACAACGCCAAGGCGATCGAGGACCTGCTCGACCGGGCACGTGCCTCGGACGCCAAGGTCCGTGAGGCGTCCTCCGGCGCCGCCTACGCCGGTGACGCGGACCCGTACCGCAAGCCCGAGGACGACGAGTCCGACGAGAACGACGAGGGCTCGCCGTCCGCATGA
- a CDS encoding DUF503 domain-containing protein, whose translation MYVGTLSFDLLLGDVRSLKEKRSVVRPIVAEMHRKFGVSVAETGDQDLYRRAEIGLAVVSGDTGHLTDVLDRCERMIAGRPEVELLSVRRRLHSDEDD comes from the coding sequence ATGTATGTGGGGACACTGTCCTTCGATCTGCTCCTCGGCGACGTACGGTCGTTGAAGGAGAAACGCTCGGTCGTCCGCCCGATCGTCGCCGAGATGCACCGCAAGTTCGGGGTGAGCGTCGCGGAGACGGGCGACCAGGACCTCTACCGCAGGGCCGAGATCGGTCTTGCCGTGGTCTCCGGGGACACCGGGCACCTCACAGACGTACTCGACCGGTGCGAGCGCATGATCGCGGGTCGGCCGGAAGTGGAGTTGCTGTCCGTACGACGGCGGCTGCACAGCGACGAAGACGATTGA
- the infB gene encoding translation initiation factor IF-2 — translation MAKVRVYELAKEFGVESKVVMAKLQELGEFVRSASSTIEAPVVRKLTDALQGPGGNAGKSAAKPGAPRKAAPAKPAAPSPAAAARPAAPKPGAPAPKPAAAEAPASSAPAAPSAPSAGPRPGPKPAPKAAPVTPVPAAEFSAPAPAQPAAPQQPQAPRPAGATPGPRPARPAPAGGQRDGGRGGERDGGRGGERGGDRPARPAGQGAPRPGGARPAGPRPGNNPFTSGGSTGMARPQAPRPGGAPRPGGGQERPGAPRPQGGPGGAPRPQGQGGARPAPGGMPRPQAPRPGGAPSGNRPNPGMMPQRPAAGPRPGGGPGGGRGPGAGAGRPGGGGGGRPGGGGFAGRPAGPGGGGGGFAGRPGGPGGGGGAGRPGGGGGFGGRPGFGGRPGGPGARGGTQGAFGRPGGPARRGRKSKRQRRQEYEAMQAPSVGGVMLPRGNGQAVRLSRGASLTDFAEKINANPASLVAVMMNLGEMVTATQSVSDETLKLLADEMNYVLEIVSPEEEDRELLESFDIEFGEDEGGEEALVSRPPVVTVMGHVDHGKTRLLDAIRKTNVVAGEAGGITQHIGAYQVSSEVNGEDRRITFIDTPGHEAFTAMRARGAKSTDIAILVVAANDGVMPQTIEALNHAKAADVPIVVAVNKIDVEGADPTKVRGQLTEFGLVAEEYGGDTMFVDISAKQGLNIEALLEAVVLTADASLDLRANPEQDAQGIAIESHLDRGRGAVSTVLVQRGTLRIGDTMVVGDAYGRVRAMLDDNGNNVQEAGPSTPVLVLGLTNVPGAGDNFLVVDEDRTARQIAEKRAARERNANFARKGVRFSLENLDEALKAGLVQELNLIIKGDASGSVEALESSLLQLDVGEEVDIRVLHRGVGAVTESDINLATGSDAIVIGFNVRAAGRAEQMAEREGVDVRYYSVIYQAIEEIEAALKGMLKPEYEEVELGTAEIREIFRSSKLGNIAGVLVRSGEVKRNTKARLLRDGKVIAENLNISGLRRFKDDVTEIREGFEGGINLGNFNDIKIDDVIATYEMREKPRG, via the coding sequence GTGGCTAAGGTCCGGGTATACGAACTCGCCAAGGAGTTCGGAGTTGAGAGCAAGGTCGTCATGGCCAAGCTCCAAGAACTCGGTGAATTCGTCCGTTCGGCGTCCTCGACGATCGAGGCGCCGGTTGTACGCAAATTGACTGACGCACTGCAGGGTCCCGGCGGCAACGCCGGCAAGTCCGCAGCAAAGCCTGGCGCGCCTCGCAAGGCCGCCCCCGCAAAGCCCGCGGCGCCGTCTCCGGCCGCCGCGGCCCGTCCCGCTGCCCCGAAGCCCGGCGCCCCGGCCCCCAAGCCGGCCGCAGCCGAGGCCCCGGCGAGCAGCGCCCCCGCGGCGCCCTCCGCGCCGTCGGCGGGCCCCCGTCCGGGCCCCAAGCCCGCGCCGAAGGCCGCCCCGGTCACCCCGGTGCCCGCCGCCGAGTTCTCGGCTCCGGCACCGGCCCAGCCGGCCGCCCCCCAGCAGCCCCAGGCCCCGCGTCCCGCGGGTGCCACCCCGGGTCCCCGCCCCGCCCGTCCGGCTCCGGCCGGCGGTCAGCGTGACGGTGGCCGCGGTGGCGAGCGTGACGGCGGCCGTGGCGGCGAGCGCGGCGGAGACCGTCCCGCACGTCCCGCGGGCCAGGGCGCACCCCGCCCCGGCGGCGCACGTCCGGCCGGACCCCGTCCGGGCAACAACCCCTTCACCTCCGGCGGTTCCACCGGCATGGCGCGCCCCCAGGCGCCCCGTCCCGGCGGTGCCCCGCGCCCCGGCGGCGGTCAGGAGCGCCCCGGCGCCCCGCGCCCGCAGGGTGGTCCCGGCGGCGCTCCGCGCCCCCAGGGCCAGGGTGGTGCACGACCCGCTCCGGGCGGCATGCCCCGTCCGCAGGCTCCCCGTCCGGGCGGTGCCCCCTCGGGTAACCGTCCGAACCCGGGCATGATGCCGCAGCGTCCCGCCGCGGGCCCGCGTCCCGGTGGTGGCCCCGGCGGTGGCCGTGGTCCCGGCGCCGGTGCGGGTCGTCCCGGCGGTGGCGGCGGCGGTCGTCCCGGTGGCGGCGGCTTCGCAGGCCGTCCGGCCGGTCCCGGTGGTGGCGGTGGCGGTTTCGCCGGCCGTCCCGGTGGTCCCGGTGGCGGTGGCGGCGCAGGCCGTCCCGGTGGTGGCGGCGGCTTCGGCGGTCGTCCCGGCTTCGGTGGACGTCCCGGCGGCCCGGGTGCCCGTGGTGGCACACAGGGTGCGTTCGGCCGTCCCGGTGGTCCCGCGCGTCGTGGCCGCAAGTCGAAGCGGCAGAGGCGCCAGGAGTACGAGGCCATGCAGGCCCCGTCGGTGGGCGGCGTCATGCTGCCTCGCGGCAACGGGCAGGCTGTCCGGCTGTCGCGCGGTGCGTCCCTGACCGACTTCGCGGAGAAGATCAACGCCAACCCGGCGTCGCTCGTCGCCGTGATGATGAACCTCGGCGAGATGGTCACCGCCACGCAGTCCGTCTCCGACGAGACGCTGAAGCTCCTCGCGGACGAGATGAACTACGTCCTCGAGATCGTCAGCCCGGAGGAGGAGGACCGCGAGCTGCTCGAGTCCTTCGACATCGAGTTCGGTGAGGACGAGGGCGGCGAAGAGGCTCTGGTCTCCCGTCCGCCGGTCGTGACCGTCATGGGTCACGTCGACCACGGTAAGACCCGGCTGCTGGACGCGATCCGCAAGACGAACGTCGTCGCGGGCGAGGCCGGCGGTATCACGCAGCACATCGGTGCGTACCAGGTCTCCTCCGAGGTCAACGGCGAGGACCGCCGTATCACCTTCATCGACACCCCGGGTCACGAGGCGTTCACCGCCATGCGTGCACGTGGTGCGAAGTCCACCGACATCGCGATCCTCGTGGTGGCGGCGAACGACGGTGTGATGCCCCAGACGATCGAGGCGCTGAACCACGCCAAGGCGGCCGACGTGCCGATCGTGGTCGCGGTCAACAAGATCGACGTCGAGGGTGCCGACCCGACCAAGGTGCGCGGTCAGCTCACCGAGTTCGGTCTGGTGGCCGAGGAGTACGGCGGCGACACGATGTTCGTCGACATCTCCGCCAAGCAGGGCCTCAACATCGAGGCACTGCTGGAGGCCGTCGTCCTCACCGCCGACGCCTCGCTCGACCTGCGGGCCAACCCGGAGCAGGACGCGCAGGGTATTGCGATCGAGTCCCACCTCGACCGCGGCCGCGGTGCCGTCTCGACCGTCCTCGTCCAGCGCGGAACGCTGCGCATCGGCGACACGATGGTCGTCGGCGACGCGTACGGCCGTGTCCGGGCGATGCTCGACGACAACGGCAACAACGTCCAGGAAGCGGGTCCCTCGACCCCCGTCCTGGTCCTGGGTCTCACCAACGTCCCGGGTGCCGGCGACAACTTCCTGGTGGTCGACGAGGACCGTACGGCCCGTCAGATCGCCGAGAAGCGTGCTGCCCGCGAGCGCAACGCCAACTTCGCCCGCAAGGGTGTCCGGTTCTCCCTGGAGAACCTGGACGAGGCGCTCAAGGCCGGTCTGGTCCAGGAACTCAACCTCATCATCAAGGGCGACGCGTCCGGTTCGGTGGAGGCCCTCGAGTCCTCGCTGCTCCAGCTCGACGTCGGTGAAGAGGTCGACATCCGGGTCCTGCACCGCGGTGTGGGTGCGGTCACCGAGTCGGACATCAACCTGGCGACCGGCTCCGACGCCATCGTGATCGGCTTCAACGTGCGCGCCGCAGGGCGTGCCGAGCAGATGGCCGAGCGCGAGGGTGTGGACGTCCGGTACTACTCGGTCATCTACCAGGCGATCGAAGAGATCGAAGCGGCCCTCAAGGGCATGCTCAAGCCGGAGTACGAAGAGGTCGAGCTCGGCACGGCGGAGATCCGCGAGATCTTCCGCTCGTCCAAGCTGGGCAACATCGCCGGTGTGCTGGTCCGCTCCGGCGAGGTCAAGCGCAACACCAAGGCGCGCCTGCTGCGCGATGGCAAGGTCATCGCGGAGAACCTCAACATCTCCGGTCTGCGCCGTTTCAAGGACGACGTCACCGAGATCCGCGAAGGCTTCGAGGGCGGTATCAACCTCGGAAACTTCAACGACATCAAGATCGACGACGTCATCGCGACGTACGAGATGCGCGAGAAGCCGCGAGGCTGA
- a CDS encoding YlxR family protein, protein MSGRTHARACPERTCVGCRERAAKSELLRIVVDRGDVVPDPRGTLPGRGAYLHPASVCLDLAVRRRAFPRAFKAKGPFGAAALQRFVERVTEQDK, encoded by the coding sequence GTGTCTGGCCGGACGCACGCCCGCGCTTGCCCCGAACGAACCTGTGTGGGATGCCGGGAGCGGGCGGCCAAGAGCGAGCTGCTGCGCATCGTGGTGGACAGGGGAGACGTTGTCCCTGATCCACGCGGTACGCTGCCCGGCCGGGGTGCGTATCTGCACCCCGCCTCCGTCTGTCTCGACCTGGCGGTCCGCCGCCGGGCATTCCCCCGGGCCTTCAAGGCCAAGGGGCCGTTCGGCGCCGCGGCACTGCAGCGGTTCGTCGAGCGGGTGACAGAGCAAGACAAGTGA
- the nusA gene encoding transcription termination factor NusA gives MDIDVKLLKGLAQDKEIPFDVLVGAIESALLIAYHRTEGSHRRARVELDAGGHVTVWAKEDPADLEEGQEPKEFDDTPSGFGRIAASTAKQVILQRLRDAEDDRTFGEYAGHEGDVVTGLVQQGKDPKNVLVDIGKLEAILPVQEQVPGEQYTHGLRLRTYVVRVAKGVRGPSVTLSRTHPNLVKKLFALEVPEIADGSVVIEAIAREAGHRTKIAVRSTRAGLNPKGACIGPMGSRVRNVMAELHGEKIDIVDWSDDPAEMVANALSPARVSEVEVVDLGARSARVTVPDYQLSLAIGKEGQNARLAARLTGWRIDIRPDTETDAEREIADRERAERARERSERG, from the coding sequence GTGGACATCGATGTGAAGCTTCTGAAGGGCTTGGCGCAGGACAAGGAGATCCCCTTCGACGTGCTCGTCGGGGCGATCGAGTCGGCCCTCCTCATCGCGTACCACCGCACCGAGGGCAGCCACCGCCGTGCGCGCGTCGAGCTGGACGCCGGCGGCCACGTCACGGTGTGGGCGAAGGAGGACCCGGCCGATCTCGAGGAGGGCCAGGAGCCCAAGGAGTTCGACGACACCCCGTCCGGCTTCGGCCGCATCGCCGCGAGCACCGCCAAGCAGGTCATCCTGCAGCGGCTGCGTGACGCCGAGGACGACAGGACGTTCGGTGAGTACGCGGGCCACGAGGGCGACGTCGTCACCGGCCTCGTCCAGCAGGGCAAGGACCCGAAGAACGTCCTGGTCGACATCGGCAAGCTGGAGGCCATCCTGCCCGTGCAGGAGCAGGTGCCGGGCGAGCAGTACACCCACGGCCTGCGGCTGCGCACCTACGTCGTACGGGTGGCCAAGGGCGTGCGCGGCCCCTCCGTGACGCTGTCGCGCACCCACCCGAACCTCGTGAAGAAGCTTTTCGCGCTGGAGGTCCCGGAGATCGCCGACGGCTCGGTCGTCATCGAGGCCATCGCGCGTGAGGCCGGTCACCGCACCAAGATCGCCGTCCGGTCCACCCGGGCCGGTCTGAACCCCAAGGGCGCCTGCATCGGCCCGATGGGCAGCCGTGTGCGCAATGTCATGGCGGAGCTGCACGGCGAGAAGATCGACATCGTGGACTGGTCGGACGACCCGGCCGAGATGGTGGCCAACGCGCTGTCGCCCGCCCGGGTGAGCGAGGTCGAGGTCGTGGACCTCGGCGCCCGCTCCGCCCGGGTCACCGTCCCCGACTACCAGCTGTCGCTGGCGATCGGCAAGGAGGGGCAGAACGCCCGCCTCGCCGCCCGGCTCACCGGCTGGCGCATCGACATCCGTCCGGACACCGAGACCGACGCCGAGCGGGAGATCGCCGACCGCGAGCGCGCCGAGCGTGCCAGGGAGCGGTCCGAGCGCGGCTGA